One segment of Triticum aestivum cultivar Chinese Spring chromosome 2A, IWGSC CS RefSeq v2.1, whole genome shotgun sequence DNA contains the following:
- the LOC123187646 gene encoding uncharacterized protein, translating to MPTSPPSLLDLLSPSPPAPEAAASSGHGGATVVQVVPMDVSEELLGKFMDASEFGFDYDTSGLWSPLVLLRPEVLALASARAKRPRPRRGWRRKMFCCW from the exons ATGCCGACATCGCCGCCGTCGCTCCTGGACCTCCTGAGCCCCTCCCCTCCTGCTCCTGAGGCGGCGGCGTCGTCTGGACACGGCGGCGCCACGGTGGTGCAGGTGGTGCCGATGGACGTGTCCGAGGAGCTGCTGGGCAAGTTCATGGACGCCAGCGAGTTCGGCTTCGACTACGACACGAGCGGCCTCTGGTCCCCGCTCGTGCTGCTGCGGCCGGAGGTCCTCGCGCTCGCCTCGGCCCGCGCCAAGCGCCCACGCCCTCGCCGGGGCTGGAGAAGGAAG ATGTTTTGCTGCTGGTGA